One region of Ascaphus truei isolate aAscTru1 chromosome 13, aAscTru1.hap1, whole genome shotgun sequence genomic DNA includes:
- the PHETA1 gene encoding sesquipedalian-1: MKLNERNLVYYATCKSPADKSGFLFKKGERNTAYHKRWFVLKGNMLFYFDNEESKEPVGVIILEGCRVELCEATEEFAFAIKFACTKSRAYVLATDSQRAMESWVKALSRANFEYIRLVVNELQKQLEEVQEKSPAYYKVQAASDNGSESNSGFHNPGHLLSPNPMDTSVPLSNGCAVWDHKPSHLAAGYMQDNGLKAHGVMGHPGNDFGVNARPPPLPPRRRPQAGTALAEPCPSAEDCPVSHGGICFSTLHEWYGEEMVGLRTKWRERIQTQL; encoded by the coding sequence ATGAAGCTCAACGAGCGGAACTTGGTGTATTATGCCACGTGCAAATCCCCAGCGGACAAAAGCGGGTTCCTGTTTAAGAAAGGCGAACGCAACACAGCCTATCACAAGCGCTGGTTTGTCTTAAAGGGTAACATGCTTTTTTACTTTGACAACGAGGAAAGCAAAGAGCCCGTGGGGGTGATCATACTGGAAGGCTGCAGAGTGGAGCTGTGCGAGGCGACAGAAGAATTCGCCTTCGCCATCAAGTTTGCCTGCACCAAATCGCGGGCGTACGTTCTCGCCACAGACAGCCAGCGCGCCATGGAGTCCTGGGTAAAGGCGCTCTCCAGAGCAAACTTTGAATACATCAGACTTGTTGTGAATGAGCTGCAGAAGCAGCTGGAAGAGGTGCAGGAAAAGAGCCCGGCTTATTATAAAGTCCAAGCAGCGTCGGATAACGGGAGTGAATCCAATTCCGGTTTCCATAATCCCGGCCACCTTCTATCCCCGAACCCTATGGATACGTCCGTGCCGTTAAGTAATGGCTGTGCTGTGTGGGACCACAAGCCAAGTCATTTAGCTGCAGGTTATATGCAAGATAATGGACTGAAGGCTCATGGGGTGATGGGGCATCCAGGTAATGATTTTGGGGTGAATGCCAGGCCGCCTCCTTTGCCCCCAAGGAGGCGCCcccaggctggcactgcccttgCCGAGCCGTGCCCTTCTGCCGAGGACTGCCCGGTTTCCCACGGAGGTATTTGTTTTTCAACGCTGCATGAATGGTACGGAGAAGAAATGGTGGGACTTAGAACCAAATGGAGGGAGAGGATCCAAACCCAGCTGTGA